A region of the bacterium genome:
AATAGCCGGTGGAAAGCAGATGAGTCACCGAATAGCGCTCGAGCAGGATGCGGGTCGCGGCGGCGGCGCGCTCCGGTCCCATGCCGGTGGTCACTAAAAGCAGGTCCTGTTTTGGGGTGGCGAGCTCGCGGATTCGCAAGCCGCGCTCCCGATATTCGGCCCGCGGCGAAAAAAGCGAGAATAGCCCGTCGGCTTCATGGGGAAGGGCGACGGTGATGGCCCAGAGCTCGGACAAAAAAGATCCGTTTAGAATTCCAGGGTGGGCGGAGGCACCACCGGGCATTCGCCGGTCAGCACCGCGGTGGCTTGACCCTCTTTTTGGACGTCTTCGTTGCTGGTCGCGATGATCGTCACCTGAGCGGCCGGCGGCGGAACGGTGTTGGGAGCGGTGTAGAGCCCATCGGCGGTGACCACGCCGTTGACGTCGCCGCCGAGGACGCTCCAGGTCACGGCGGCGTTGTTGATGCCTTGATCGACGCTGTCGACGAAGATACGGGCATTGAATTGCTGGCTGGCGCCCGGAGGCACCGGAGCGCAGAGCGGCTCGACCTGGACGGCAATCTTGGGAATGTCGGAGCCGCCGCAGGCAGCGCCGAAGAGCGCCAAAAATGCCGCGGTGAGAAAGGTTCGCCGATAGCTGCGGATCACGGGGGCCTCCTTCGATTGAATTGGCGGCTAGAAATAGCCTCCCCCACCCGATCCGTCAAGCAAGCAAATTTTCGGTAATTCACCTTAAAAACATGAGCTTAGCTCGCCCGGCGCCGGCAAAGCTCGGTTTGACATTGCCCGCCCGCAAGGTTAGACCCAGCAGGAGCCATGGCCACCAAGCATTCGGAAAAATTATTCGCCGCGGCCCGCAAATTGCTGCCTGGCGGGGTCAACAGCCCGGTTCGGGCCTTTCAAAGCGTCGGCGGTCATCCCCGCTTCATCGCCAGTGCCCACGGAGCCTACCTCCGCGACGTCGACGGCAACAACTACATTGACTACGTCGGCTCCTGGGGCCCGATGATCGTCGGCCACGCCCACCCCAAAGTCGTCGAGGCCGTCCAACAAACCAGCGCCCTCGGCCTCAGCTTCGGCGCGCCTTCGCCGCTCGAGATCCAAATGGCCAAGGCCTTGATCCGCCACGTCCCCTCGCTCCAAAAATTGCGGCTGGTCAATTCGGGAACCGAGGCCGTGATGGGCGCCCTCCGCGCCGCCCGCGGCTTCACCGGCCGCGACAAGGTCCTTAAATTCGCCGGCTGCTATCACGGCCACGCCGACTATCTGCTGGTCAAGGCCGGCTCCGGCGCCCTGACTCATGGCCGGCCCGACAGCCTCGGCGTGCCTGAGGAATTCGTCGAGCACACCTTGGTCGCCGACTACAACGATCTCGAAGGCACCGCGGCCCTGGTCGCCAAGCACCGCAAGGATTTGGCCGCCATCATCGTCGAGCCGGTGGTCGGCAACATGGGCTGCGTCTTGCCCAAGCCCGGCTTCCTCGAGGGCCTGAAAAAGCTTTGCAAGCAAAGCGGCGCCCTCCTCGTCTTCGACGAGGTCATGACCGGCTTCCGGGTCGCGCTGGGCGGAGCCCAGGCCCTGTTCGGCATCAAGCCCGACCTCACCACTTTGGGCAAGATCATCGGCGGCGGAATGCCGGTCGGCGCCTACGGCGGCCGGGCCGAGATCATGAAGTGGGTCAGCCCCGAAGGCGGCGTCTACCAGGCCGGGACCCTCTCGGGAAATCCGGTGGCCATGGCCGCCGGCCTCGCCACCTTGAAGATCATTTCGACGCCCAAGGCCCATTTCAAATTGCTTCGCAAGACCGAACGCCTGGCCAAGGGCCTGCTCGAAGCCGCGGCCGCCGCCAAGATGAAAGTCCAAGTGCCTTACGTCTGTGGCATGCTGAGCCTTTTCTTCAACGAAAAGCCGGTGGAAAATCTCCGCGACGCCACTTCGGGCAATCCGGCGGCCTACCGAAGCTTCTTTCACGAAATGCTCAAGCGGGGAATCTACCTTCCGCCTTCGCCTTTCGAGGCTTGGTTCCTTTCCTTGAGCCACGGCGAGAACGAGCTCGCCAAAACCTTGCGGGCGGCCAAGGACAGTTTTCTCAGTTTGGCGGATGCGGGGATACAAGGGGGATGAGGATATGGGAAGGTTAGCCTTGGTCTTGGCGGCGGGCGGAGCCCGCGGCGCCTACGAAGCGGGAGTGCTCTACTATCTGCGCACCGGCCTTCCGGCCAAGGTCGCCCAGAAGGCCTTTCAGATCCACACCGGCACCAGCGTCGGCGCCCTCAACACCGCGGCGATGGCCGCGATGGCCGAGGATCCCAAGGCCCAAGCCGAAAAGATCAAGGAAGTCTGGTTCTCGATCCGCCAGGAAAACGTCTATCAGCGCGACTTCGGCGCCACCACCCACTTCCTGGGCTCGACCGTCGGCGGGGTGATGCGCAACCTCTTCACCTTCAATCCCTTCCAGATCGGCCGGCGCAAGGGCCCCCATTTCAACTCCTTCCTCGACACCTCGCCGCTCCGCGAATTCTTGAAGAAGGTGGTGCCCTGGAAGGCGATCCGCAAAAACGTCCTCGAAGGCCCGATCGACGCGGTGGCGCTCAACGCCACCAATCTCCGCAACGGCCGGCAGGAGCTCTTCCTCCAACGCAAGCCCGACCACGAGTACCAGGGCCATTACGGCCACTTCGACGTCGAGCTGAACGTCGACCATGCGATGGCCTCGGCCGCGATCCCGATC
Encoded here:
- the hemL gene encoding glutamate-1-semialdehyde 2,1-aminomutase encodes the protein MATKHSEKLFAAARKLLPGGVNSPVRAFQSVGGHPRFIASAHGAYLRDVDGNNYIDYVGSWGPMIVGHAHPKVVEAVQQTSALGLSFGAPSPLEIQMAKALIRHVPSLQKLRLVNSGTEAVMGALRAARGFTGRDKVLKFAGCYHGHADYLLVKAGSGALTHGRPDSLGVPEEFVEHTLVADYNDLEGTAALVAKHRKDLAAIIVEPVVGNMGCVLPKPGFLEGLKKLCKQSGALLVFDEVMTGFRVALGGAQALFGIKPDLTTLGKIIGGGMPVGAYGGRAEIMKWVSPEGGVYQAGTLSGNPVAMAAGLATLKIISTPKAHFKLLRKTERLAKGLLEAAAAAKMKVQVPYVCGMLSLFFNEKPVENLRDATSGNPAAYRSFFHEMLKRGIYLPPSPFEAWFLSLSHGENELAKTLRAAKDSFLSLADAGIQGG